In one window of Erythrolamprus reginae isolate rEryReg1 chromosome 1, rEryReg1.hap1, whole genome shotgun sequence DNA:
- the IFT70B gene encoding intraflagellar transport protein 70B, whose protein sequence is MATAMASIADGEFTAAIYGLIRAGRFAEAVGILSSELQRSCRSRAGLSLLGYCYYQLQDFAAAAECYEQLGLLHPELHEYRLYHAQALYKAGLYGEALRAAAPLLDVAPFQSRALRLQAAAHYAQGDLSSAKALVELQLAAATEASPATAEDPSELPDAEVNMGCLLYREGQHEEACGKFASAMQVLGYCPELSYNMALCCYAAKQYAPALKHIADIIERGMQQHPELSVGTNTEGLDVRSVGNTLLLHRTALVEAFNLKAAIEYQLCNLQAAQEALTDMPPRSEEELDPVTLHNQALMNMDRRATEGFEKLQFLLQQNPCPPETFGNLLLLYCKYQYYDLAADVLAENAHLTYKLLTPYLYNYLDAMITCQTAPDEAFHKLDELAGALTEQLRKLTKEVQESRKNRDDDALRKAVNEYDDTLEKYVPVFMAQAKIYWDMENYPMLEKMFHKSVDFCKDHEVWKLNVAHVLFMQENKYKEAIGFYEPIVKKHYDNILQVSAIVLANLCVSYIMTSQNEEAEELMRKIEKEEEQLSYHEPEKKIYHLCIVNLVIGTLYCAKGNFDFGISRVIKSLEPYNKKLGTDTWYYAKRCFLSLLENMCKHVIMVRDSVIQECIQFLEHCEVYGRNIPAVIEQPLEEEKMHSGKNTVTYEARQLRALMYEVIGWNK, encoded by the coding sequence ATGGCTACAGCCATGGCCTCTATCGCCGACGGGGAGTTCACGGCGGCTATTTACGGGCTCATCCGAGCCGGCCGCTTTGCAGAGGCGGTGGGGATCTTGAGTAGCGAGTTGCAGAGGAGTTGCCGGTCGCGGGCCGGCCTGTCGCTCCTCGGCTACTGCTATTACCAGCTGCAGGATTTCGCGGCGGCGGCCGAGTGCTACGAGCAGCTGGGGCTCCTGCACCCCGAGCTCCACGAGTACCGGCTGTATCACGCGCAGGCGCTCTACAAAGCCGGGCTCTACGGCGAGGCCCTGCGCGCCGCTGCGCCGCTGCTCGACGTGGCGCCCTTCCAGAGCCGAGCCCTGCGCCTCCAGGCGGCGGCCCACTACGCCCAGGGCGACCTCTCCAGCGCCAAGGCTCTGGTGGAGCTGCAGCTGGCAGCCGCCACCGAAGCCAGCCCCGCCACCGCCGAGGATCCCTCCGAGCTGCCCGATGCGGAGGTGAACATGGGATGCCTCCTCTACCGCGAAGGGCAACATGAGGAAGCCTGTGGCAAGTTCGCCTCTGCCATGCAAGtgctgggctactgcccggagctGTCCTACAACATGGCCCTGTGCTGCTACGCTGCCAAGCAGTACGCCCCTGCTCTGAAGCATATTGCTGACATCATTGAGCGGGGCATGCAGCAGCACCCGGAGCTGAGCGTGGGGACCAATACGGAAGGCCTCGATGTCCGCAGCGTGGGCAATACGCTGCTCTTGCATCGGACAGCCCTGGTGGAGGCCTTCAATCTCAAAGCTGCCATTGAGTACCAGCTGTGCAACCTCCAGGCAGCTCAGGAGGCCCTTACGGATATGCCCCCTCGGTCCGAGGAGGAGCTGGACCCGGTCACTTTGCACAACCAGGCTCTGATGAACATGGATAGAAGAGCCACAGAAGGCTTTGAGAAGCTTCAGTTCCTTCTACAGCAGAACCCTTGCCCCCCGGAGACGTTTGGGAATTTGCTGCTCCTGTACTGCAAGTATCAGTACTATGATCTGGCTGCAGATGTGCTGGCTGAGAATGCTCACTTGACGTACAAACTTCTCACTCCTTATTTGTACAACTACTTGGATGCTATGATCACCTGCCAAACGGCCCCCGACGAGGCATTTCATAAGCTTGATGAACTGGCAGGGGCCCTAACAGAGCAGCTCAGAAAACTGACAAAGGAGGTGCAGGAGTCTCGGAAAAATCGAGATGATGATGCTCTGAGGAAAGCTGTGAATGAGTATGATGATACACTGGAGAAATATGTTCCTGTCTTTATGGCCCAGGCTAAGATTTATTGGGACATGGAGAACTATCCTATGCTGGAAAAAATGTTCCATAAGTCAGTAGATTTCTGCAAGGATCACGAAGTGTGGAAGCTGAATGTGGCTCATGTACTGTTCATGCAAGAGAACAAATACAAAGAGGCAATTGGTTTTTATGAGCCCATTGTGAAAAAACACTATGACAACATCCTTCAAGTTAGCGCCATTGTTTTGGCTAACCTATGTGTTTCTTACATTATGACTAGTCAAAATGAAGAAGCAGAGGAGCTGATGCGCAAAATTGAAAAAGAAGAGGAACAGCTTTCTTACCATGAACCTGAGAAAAAAATTTACCATTTGTGTATTGTCAATCTAGTTATTGGGACGCTTTACTGTGCCAAAGGAAATTTTGATTTTGGCATTTCTAGAGTGATTAAGAGTTTAGAACCATATAACAAAAAGCTGGGCACAGATACTTGGTATTATGCCAAAAGATGTTTCTTGTCACTTCTAGAAAATATGTGTAAGCATGTGATCATGGTGCGTGACAGTGTCATTCAAGAATGCATCCAGTTTCTTGAGCACTGTGAAGTGTATGGCCGAAATATCCCAGCAGTAATAGAACAACCACTTGAGGAAGAGAAGATGCACAGTGGGAAGAACACAGTTACTTATGAAGCTAGGCAGCTAAGGGCACTGATGTATGAAGTTATTGGGTGGAATAAGTAG